The following proteins are encoded in a genomic region of Atribacterota bacterium:
- the lon gene encoding endopeptidase La yields the protein NSINDLEKMISYLMQFINISPSEKQELFEIRSRRKKCLMFLDFLIKQKENIKFQMEINAKLTGEVNKQYREKMLREQLKAIQEELNEGKQSGTKKKDYLTLINESKMPEDVKEIALEENEKLENQGPNNVEANVIRNYLDLLIALPWGKSCIKEVDIKEAKNILEKDHYGLDKVKERIIQHLTVMKLKNNQQGSILLLVGPPGTGKTSLGKSIAKVLQREYVRISLGGVRDEAEIRGHRRTYVGALPGRIIQGIKKARTNNPVFILDEVDKLLASNMGDPASALLEVLDPEQNNSFSDHYLEVPYDLSDVFFIGTANSLRDIPEPLRDRMEIIQIHSYTTTEKFHIAKRHLMDEVLENHGLTPEQLKIEDDTIKAIIDKYTREAGVRGLKKQLSAIARHATEKIIVDEVKIPYIVKEEMLFDILGPEISRYDKVKKSNPPGVVTGLAWTPVGGDILFIESAFMPGKGELTLTGQLGDVMKESAKISQSLIRSRLFLSLEDNHFDKHDLHIHIPQGSIPKDGPSAGVTLFTSIASLFTGIPVDAKIAMTGEISLRGTILPVGGIKEKVIAAHRSGIKKILLPLENKKDLCDVPEEIKKDIQFIFIETIEELMQETLGIKLPRVNEFHFYIPDKSVIKKDKEFVKV from the coding sequence AATAGTATAAATGATTTAGAAAAAATGATTAGCTATTTAATGCAGTTTATCAACATATCCCCTTCTGAAAAACAAGAATTATTTGAAATTAGATCCAGAAGAAAAAAATGTTTAATGTTTTTAGATTTTCTTATTAAGCAAAAAGAAAATATTAAATTTCAAATGGAGATAAATGCAAAGTTGACCGGTGAAGTGAATAAGCAATATAGAGAAAAAATGCTGCGAGAACAGTTAAAAGCAATACAGGAAGAATTAAATGAAGGAAAGCAGTCTGGAACTAAAAAGAAGGATTACCTGACCTTAATCAATGAATCTAAGATGCCTGAAGATGTAAAAGAAATTGCTCTGGAAGAAAATGAGAAATTGGAAAATCAAGGACCAAATAATGTGGAGGCAAATGTAATCAGAAATTATTTGGATTTACTGATAGCACTCCCCTGGGGGAAAAGCTGCATAAAGGAAGTAGACATTAAAGAAGCTAAAAATATTTTAGAAAAAGACCACTATGGTCTGGATAAGGTAAAAGAGAGAATTATTCAACATCTAACTGTGATGAAGCTTAAGAATAACCAGCAGGGTTCAATCCTGCTTCTGGTAGGGCCTCCGGGAACGGGAAAAACCAGTTTGGGGAAAAGTATAGCCAAAGTGCTTCAGAGAGAATATGTGAGAATAAGCCTTGGAGGCGTAAGGGATGAAGCCGAAATTAGAGGACATAGGAGAACTTATGTTGGTGCACTTCCTGGCAGAATTATACAGGGAATCAAAAAAGCCCGAACCAATAATCCTGTGTTTATATTAGATGAGGTAGATAAGCTATTAGCTTCCAATATGGGAGATCCGGCCAGCGCATTACTGGAGGTACTGGATCCTGAACAAAATAATTCATTTTCAGACCATTACCTGGAAGTACCATATGACTTATCTGATGTATTTTTCATTGGAACAGCCAATTCCTTAAGGGATATTCCCGAACCACTTAGAGACAGAATGGAAATAATTCAGATTCACAGCTATACAACGACTGAGAAATTCCATATAGCAAAAAGACATCTGATGGATGAGGTTTTGGAAAATCATGGTCTGACGCCTGAACAATTAAAAATAGAAGATGATACCATAAAGGCGATTATAGATAAATATACCCGGGAAGCGGGAGTGAGAGGACTGAAAAAACAATTATCAGCTATAGCCAGACACGCAACAGAAAAGATTATAGTTGATGAGGTAAAAATTCCTTATATAGTAAAAGAAGAAATGTTGTTTGACATATTAGGACCCGAGATATCCAGATATGATAAAGTTAAGAAATCAAACCCGCCAGGGGTAGTTACCGGATTAGCATGGACACCTGTTGGTGGGGATATTTTATTTATTGAAAGTGCTTTTATGCCAGGAAAGGGAGAGCTAACCCTTACAGGGCAATTAGGTGATGTTATGAAAGAGTCAGCTAAAATTTCTCAGAGCTTAATCAGATCGAGATTGTTTTTGAGTTTGGAGGATAATCATTTTGATAAACATGACCTTCATATTCATATACCACAGGGCTCTATACCTAAAGATGGTCCATCTGCCGGTGTGACCCTGTTTACATCAATAGCTTCTCTGTTTACCGGAATTCCGGTAGATGCAAAAATTGCAATGACCGGAGAAATATCCTTAAGAGGCACAATTCTTCCGGTGGGGGGAATAAAAGAAAAGGTAATAGCGGCACATCGTTCCGGTATTAAAAAAATACTCCTTCCTTTGGAAAATAAAAAAGATCTTTGCGATGTCCCGGAGGAGATAAAGAAAGATATTCAATTTATTTTTATCGAAACCATAGAGGAATTGATGCAGGAGACCCTGGGTATTAAATTGCCAAGGGTTAACGAATTTCACTTTTATATACCAGATAAAAGTGTGATAAAGAAAGACAAGGAATTTGTAAAAGTATAA